In Chloroflexota bacterium, the following are encoded in one genomic region:
- a CDS encoding ethanolamine ammonia lyase-activating protein, whose amino-acid sequence MEERADGGRPIRRETAYQAWQKGEGIPSHSGSYVTDLYHVDVAPWPRVGQKGAFINLADQQDDDAWVVEIAPGGRTEVLHHLFEATVLVLDGRGATTFWQKDGPKQTVEWQRGSVFSPPINSYYQHFNLDGQRPARLFGVTLAPMLINLFRNPDFVFNDDYPFRDRYDSSNDYFTSPGYRDETRAREWVTNFIPDIRSFKLDANDPRGLGSYRLGFTFSGNQMVAHSSEWPVGTYMKGHRHGVGAHVVILEGIGYSLLWFEGEPRQKVPWKDGSVLSPKDQEYHQHFNTGPEPVRYLAFRLGAADLRRWGRNMMPDQIESEDEDPAIYDEYEAECAKNGVKVTLPRPAYNRR is encoded by the coding sequence ATGGAAGAGCGAGCAGACGGCGGACGGCCCATCCGTCGGGAGACGGCGTACCAGGCATGGCAAAAGGGGGAAGGGATTCCTAGCCACAGCGGCTCCTACGTCACGGACCTGTACCACGTTGACGTGGCGCCGTGGCCGCGCGTGGGCCAGAAGGGGGCGTTCATCAACCTCGCCGATCAGCAGGACGATGACGCATGGGTCGTCGAGATCGCGCCGGGTGGGCGCACCGAGGTTCTCCACCACCTCTTCGAGGCCACAGTGCTCGTGCTCGACGGGCGCGGCGCGACGACCTTCTGGCAAAAGGATGGGCCCAAGCAGACGGTCGAGTGGCAGCGCGGCAGCGTGTTCTCCCCGCCCATCAACAGCTACTACCAGCATTTCAACTTGGACGGGCAGCGACCCGCCCGCCTCTTCGGCGTGACCCTCGCCCCCATGCTGATCAACCTCTTTCGCAACCCGGATTTCGTCTTCAACGACGATTACCCCTTCCGGGACCGATACGACTCGAGCAACGACTACTTCACGAGCCCCGGCTATCGGGACGAGACCCGCGCGCGGGAGTGGGTGACGAACTTCATCCCCGACATCCGCTCCTTCAAGCTGGACGCCAACGATCCGCGCGGGCTCGGCAGCTACCGGCTGGGGTTCACGTTCTCCGGCAACCAGATGGTAGCCCACAGCAGCGAGTGGCCCGTCGGGACGTACATGAAAGGCCACCGGCATGGCGTGGGCGCGCACGTGGTGATTCTCGAAGGAATCGGCTACTCGCTGCTCTGGTTCGAGGGCGAGCCGCGTCAGAAGGTGCCGTGGAAGGATGGCAGCGTGCTCTCGCCCAAGGACCAGGAGTACCACCAGCACTTCAACACTGGCCCCGAGCCGGTGCGCTATCTCGCCTTTCGCCTCGGCGCGGCGGATCTCCGGCGCTGGGGACGCAATATGATGCCCGACCAGATCGAGTCTGAGGACGAGGATCCCGCCATCTACGACGAGTACGAGGCGGAGTGCGCCAAGAACGGGGTGAAGGTCACCCTGCCGCGGCCGGCCTACAACCGCCGCTGA